One region of Zingiber officinale cultivar Zhangliang chromosome 7B, Zo_v1.1, whole genome shotgun sequence genomic DNA includes:
- the LOC122006614 gene encoding 2-alkenal reductase (NADP(+)-dependent)-like produces MASAEDVVVVNKQVLLKHFIPEGAPKETDMELVTTGTIRLRVPEGSNAVLLKNLYLSCDPYMRMRMTKHEEASYVDDFVPGAPITGFGVGKVVDSSHPDFKTGDYVWGLIGWEEYSLITKPQGLFKIHHTEIPLSYYTGILGMVGLTAYVGFYDICSPKKGERVFVSAAAGAVGQIVGQFAKQFGCYVVGSAGSDEKVNLLKTKFGFDEAFNYKKEPDLTKALKRYFPEGIDIYFENVGGPMLEAVLHNMRIKGRIAACGMISQYNLEKPEGVHNLFLIVGKRIRLEGFLVFDHYGSYPEFEEKVVQLIKEEKIKYLEDIVEGLENAPAALIGLFEGRNVGKQVVVVSRE; encoded by the exons ATGGCATCGGCGGAGGATGTGGTGGTAGTGAACAAGCAGGTGTTGCTGAAGCACTTCATCCCGGAAGGGGCGCCCAAGGAGACGGACATGGAGCTGGTGACGACGGGCACCATCCGGCTGCGGGTGCCGGAGGGTTCCAACGCCGTGCTCCTCAAGAACCTCTACCTCTCCTGCGACCCTTACATGCGAATGCGCATGACTAAGCACGAGGAAGCAAGCTACGTAGATGACTTCGTCCCCGGCGCG CCTATAACTGGCTTCGGTGTTGGAAAAGTTGTGGACTCCAGCCACCCTGATTTTAAAACTGGTGACTATGTGTGGGGCCTCATTGGTTGGGAAGAATATAGTCTCATTACAAAGCCACAaggacttttcaaaattcatcacACTGAAATTCCACTTTCTTACTATACTGGTATTCTTG GTATGGTAGGTCTTACAGCTTATGTTGGATTTTACGACATTTGCTCTCCAAAGAAGGGGGAGCGCGTTTTTGTATCTGCAGCAGCAGGTGCTGTTGGCCAAATTGTGGGACAATTTGCCAAACAATTTGGCTGTTATGTTGTCGGAAGTGCTGGTTCTGACGAAAAG GTAAATCTTCTGAAGACTAAGTTTGGCTTCGACGAGGCTTTTAACTATAAGAAGGAACCTGATCTGACTAAAGCTTTGAAGAG GTACTTCCCAGAAGGCATTGATATCTACTTTGAGAATGTAGGTGGTCCAATGCTTGAAGCTGTTCTTCATAACATGAGAATCAAAGGTCGAATTGCGGCTTGTGGGATGATTTCTCAGTACAACCTTGAGAAACCTGAAGGGGTGCACAACTTGTTCCTCATTGTTGGCAAGCGCATCCGCCTTGAAGGGTTCTTGGTATTTGATCACTATGGCAGCTATCCAGAGTTTGAAGAGAAGGTTGTGCAATTGATAAAGGAAGAGAAAATTAAGTATTTGGAAGACATAGTTGAAGGCCTTGAGAATGCCCCTGCAGCACTTATAGGCCTCTTTGAAGGGCGAAATGTCGGAAAACAGGTGGTTGTAGTCTCCCGCGAGTAA